Proteins encoded in a region of the Poecilia reticulata strain Guanapo linkage group LG14, Guppy_female_1.0+MT, whole genome shotgun sequence genome:
- the LOC103475656 gene encoding pinopsin-like isoform X2, with protein MMIHTQQENSNLSGGQQTPPGSDSSLSRAAHTSVAVALGFILVLGVLGNFLLLLVFSRYPGLRTPANLLLVNISVSDMLVCLFGTPLSFAASVRGRWLTGSYGCRWYGFSNALFGVVSLVSLSLLSFERYAVLLSGSQLSSSHYRRARLSVAFSWLYSLAWTLPPLLGWSSYGPEGPGTVCSVQWRCRSVTARSYIICLFVFCLLLPLLLMFFCYGRILLAVRGVTRQAAGFNKSQAEGRIFLMVVAMVTGYLLCWTPYGVVAMLASFGRPGAVPPAAALIPALLAKTSTVLNPVICVLLNNQFSRCFLDMISCSSEDSSADVLSSRSIWAQKMPTEEPNTDPALLPSTDHNVQIPASHFSLSGSQRCCVVKAPQEGAMDRRNKYDAV; from the exons ATGATGATCCACACTCAGCAGGAGAACAGTAACCTCAGCGGCGGGCAGCAGACCCCGCCCGGGTCGGACTCCTCTCTCAGCCGGGCGGCTCACACCTCGGTTGCCGTTGCCCTCGGGTTCATCCTGGTCCTGGGCGTCCTGGGCAACTTCCTGTTGCTCCTGGTTTTCTCTCGCTACCCCGGGCTGCGGACTCCAGCCAACCTGCTACTGGTCAACATCAGCGTCAGCGACATGCTGGTCTGCCTCTTCGGGACTCCGCTCAGCTTCGCGGCCAGCGTGCGCGGCAGGTGGCTGACCGGGTCCTACGGGTGCCGGTGGTACGGCTTCTCCAACGCGCTCTTCG GGGTCGTTTCTCTggtgtctctctctctgctgtctTTTGAGCGGTACGCCGTGCTGCTCAGCGGCTCCCAGCTCAGCTCCTCACATTATCGCAGAGCCAGACTCTCCGTAGCGTTTTCCTGGCTCTACTCACTGGCCTGGACTTTACCGCCACTGCTGGGCTGGAGCAG TTACGGGCCGGAGGGTCCCGGCACCGTCTGCTCGGTCCAGTGGCGGTGCCGCTCCGTCACGGCTCGCTCCTACATCATCTGCTTGTTCGTCTTCtgcctcctcctgcctctgctgCTCATGTTCTTCTGCTACGGCCGGATCTTGCTGGCGGTCCGAGGCGTGACGAGACAG GCGGCCGGCTTCAACAAATCGCAGGCCGAGGGTCGGATCTTCCTGAtggtggttgccatggtgacaggCTACCTGCTGTGCTGGACTCCATACGGCGTGGTGGCGATGCTTGCCTCGTTCGGACGGCCAGGAGCGGTGCCGCCTGCAGCCGCTTTGATTCCCGCCCTGCTGGCGAAGACCAGCACCGTTCTCAATCCGGTCATATGTGTGTTGCTCAACAACCAG TTCTCCAGATGTTTCCTCGACATGATTAGCTGCAGTTCAGAGGATTCTTCAGCCGACGTATTGAGCAGCAGGAGCATCTGGGCTCAGAAAATGCCAACAGAAGAGCCAAACACTGACCCTGCTTTGCTCCCATCCACTGACCATAATGTTCAGATACCTGCCtctcatttttctttatctggAAGTCAGAGGTGCTGTGTTGTTAAAGCACCACAAGAGGGCGCTATGGACAGAAGAAATAAGTATGATGCTGTGTAG
- the LOC103475656 gene encoding pinopsin-like isoform X1: protein MMIHTQQENSNLSGGQQTPPGSDSSLSRAAHTSVAVALGFILVLGVLGNFLLLLVFSRYPGLRTPANLLLVNISVSDMLVCLFGTPLSFAASVRGRWLTGSYGCRWYGFSNALFGVVSLVSLSLLSFERYAVLLSGSQLSSSHYRRARLSVAFSWLYSLAWTLPPLLGWSSSYGPEGPGTVCSVQWRCRSVTARSYIICLFVFCLLLPLLLMFFCYGRILLAVRGVTRQAAGFNKSQAEGRIFLMVVAMVTGYLLCWTPYGVVAMLASFGRPGAVPPAAALIPALLAKTSTVLNPVICVLLNNQFSRCFLDMISCSSEDSSADVLSSRSIWAQKMPTEEPNTDPALLPSTDHNVQIPASHFSLSGSQRCCVVKAPQEGAMDRRNKYDAV from the exons ATGATGATCCACACTCAGCAGGAGAACAGTAACCTCAGCGGCGGGCAGCAGACCCCGCCCGGGTCGGACTCCTCTCTCAGCCGGGCGGCTCACACCTCGGTTGCCGTTGCCCTCGGGTTCATCCTGGTCCTGGGCGTCCTGGGCAACTTCCTGTTGCTCCTGGTTTTCTCTCGCTACCCCGGGCTGCGGACTCCAGCCAACCTGCTACTGGTCAACATCAGCGTCAGCGACATGCTGGTCTGCCTCTTCGGGACTCCGCTCAGCTTCGCGGCCAGCGTGCGCGGCAGGTGGCTGACCGGGTCCTACGGGTGCCGGTGGTACGGCTTCTCCAACGCGCTCTTCG GGGTCGTTTCTCTggtgtctctctctctgctgtctTTTGAGCGGTACGCCGTGCTGCTCAGCGGCTCCCAGCTCAGCTCCTCACATTATCGCAGAGCCAGACTCTCCGTAGCGTTTTCCTGGCTCTACTCACTGGCCTGGACTTTACCGCCACTGCTGGGCTGGAGCAG CAGTTACGGGCCGGAGGGTCCCGGCACCGTCTGCTCGGTCCAGTGGCGGTGCCGCTCCGTCACGGCTCGCTCCTACATCATCTGCTTGTTCGTCTTCtgcctcctcctgcctctgctgCTCATGTTCTTCTGCTACGGCCGGATCTTGCTGGCGGTCCGAGGCGTGACGAGACAG GCGGCCGGCTTCAACAAATCGCAGGCCGAGGGTCGGATCTTCCTGAtggtggttgccatggtgacaggCTACCTGCTGTGCTGGACTCCATACGGCGTGGTGGCGATGCTTGCCTCGTTCGGACGGCCAGGAGCGGTGCCGCCTGCAGCCGCTTTGATTCCCGCCCTGCTGGCGAAGACCAGCACCGTTCTCAATCCGGTCATATGTGTGTTGCTCAACAACCAG TTCTCCAGATGTTTCCTCGACATGATTAGCTGCAGTTCAGAGGATTCTTCAGCCGACGTATTGAGCAGCAGGAGCATCTGGGCTCAGAAAATGCCAACAGAAGAGCCAAACACTGACCCTGCTTTGCTCCCATCCACTGACCATAATGTTCAGATACCTGCCtctcatttttctttatctggAAGTCAGAGGTGCTGTGTTGTTAAAGCACCACAAGAGGGCGCTATGGACAGAAGAAATAAGTATGATGCTGTGTAG
- the LOC103475655 gene encoding protein-tyrosine sulfotransferase 1-like, with protein sequence MRGRTNMLLGFVLLCSASLLYLGMNTIDCPRKSHRYHWMKLNMASGNQSLPHFPEDTPLIFIGGFPRSGTTLMRVMLDAHSAVRCGEETRVIPRLLAMRATWSRSDRERIRLDEAGVTDQVLDAAVRAFLLEVIVGHGEPAPRLCNKDPFALKSLSYLARIFPKAKFVLMLRDGRATVHSMISRKVTISGFDLSSYKDCLTKWSGAVEAMFNQCKAVGEARCLPVRYEQLVLHPEQEMRNLLHFLELEWDASVLHHEELIGKAGGVSLSKVERSTDQVVKPVNTEALSKWVGNIPSNVIDDMAEIAPMLARLGYNPHANPPDYTKVDPITSSFNHLQRKKTAADPPHPS encoded by the exons ATGCGAGGCAGAACCAACATGCTGCTGGGCTTCGTGCTCCTCTGCTCCGCCTCCCTGCTCTACCTGGGCATGAACACTATAGACTGCCCTCGGAAAAGCCACCGCTACCACTGGATGAAACTCAATATGGCCTCGGGCAATCAGAGTCTGCCACACTTCCCGGAAGACACGCCCCTCATCTTCATCGGGGGTTTTCCTCGGAGCGGCACCACGCTGATGCGCGTGATGCTGGATGCGCACAGCGCCGTTCGGTGCGGCGAGGAGACCAGGGTGATCCCTCGCCTCCTGGCTATGAGGGCTACCTGGAGTCGCTCCGACAGGGAGAGGATACGCCTGGACGAGGCCGGCGTGACTGACCAGGTGCTGGACGCAGCGGTGCGAGCCTTTCTGTTGGAG GTGATAGTCGGCCATGGAGAGCCTGCACCTCGTCTTTGCAACAAGGACCCATTTGCGTTGAAGTCCCTGTCTTATTTGGCGCGCATCTTCCCCAAAGCCAAGTTTGTCCTCATGCTGAGAGACGGACGGGCAACCGTCCACTCCATGATATCTCGTAAG GTGACCATCTCGGGGTTCGACCTGAGCAGCTACAAAGACTGTCTGACCAAGTGGAGCGGCGCAGTGGAGGCCATGTTCAACCAGTGCAAGGCGGTGGGGGAAGCGCGATGTTTACCTGTTCGATATGAGCAGCTGGTTCTCCACCCCGAGCAGGAAATGAGGAACTTGCTTCATTTCCTGGAGCTGGAGTGGGACGCCTCGGTGCTGCACCACGAAGAGCTGATTGGGAAGGCTGGTGGCGTTTCGCTGTCCAA ggTTGAACGCTCCACAGACCAGGTGGTGAAGCCAGTGAACACTGAGGCCCTCTCTAAGTGGGTGGGAAACATTCCCAGCAATGTGATCGACGACATGGCCGAAATCGCCCCGATGCTCGCTCGCCTGGGCTACAATCCGCACGCCAACCCTCCTGATTACACGAAAGTGGATCCCATCACTTCTTCTTTTAACCACTTACAG AGAAAGAAAACGGCAGCAGACCCTCCTCATCCCAGTTAA